A region of the Pseudomonadota bacterium genome:
GGCAATAATGAGATAACCGTAACCGGCATGTTACTGGACGGCACGATATTCGAGCAGTCGGCCGTTGTATCGTATCGCGAGCAGTAGGGGAGCATTATGGTGAGAAGAGCAGGGCTGATTATATTGGCCGTCACATTATTCTATGCAATTTCGGCAGAAGCCCGGATGAGTATTGATGCACCGCATAATATTTCAAACGGCATTGATTGCGAAAGCTGCCACGGAGTAACAATTTTGTCTTCAGGATACTGGCATTTGGATGCTCCCCTTCCTGAAGATATCGGCAACAATGATCGTACGTTGTATAATTTGATATGCATGAGTTGCCATAATAAAAAATCAGGACCTTTCAATGAGGTGGAAGGTCCTTTAGTGGTAACTCATTCCGGAAGAGAAACCGAATCAGCTTATCATGATCCGGATAATCCCTGGACCAGACAATGCATAGATTGTCATAACCCCCATATTCAGGAGCAGAAGAACTGGAATTCTGTAGATGATCTGGCTCAGTTGAAATTGGCATCTGGCAAAATTGTCGGTTTTTTCTATGACCGCATCACCGATACATCCATCCTTACCTTTGATCTCGCCACAGGGATTACCTATAAAAATGGTTGGAATCCCGCCCGTCTATCTGCCAAAACCTCGGAGTATGCCAGGACGATCATCTACCCGAATGCTTTGAATCTCAGGGAAAGTTATCTGGTTTTAAATGTCGAAGATGCAGGCGAATACCCTTATAATACCATCACAATAAAAGGTAATGCCACAGGAGTTTGGAGGGGACTGACGCCTGCTACGAATTTTCACATTATATACGGCCAGTTGATCAGGCAACAGGTCAATGGTGTTAATGTTAAGTTCTTTGATAATTCCGGCACCAACGCCTTTGCCGACGCAGATACAATCCGTGACGGCATCTGCGAAGTCTGCCATACGCTTACAGCTCATTATAAAAGTGGCGGCACCGGATCAACAACCCATACCTTGCTCGATCTTGTAACCCCAAAACCAACAGATGGCACAAATTGTATTGATTGTCATCGTCATGAAGTGGGTTTTGCCCATAAGCTTGACGGAACCGGTGCCGTATGCAAGGAATGCCATAATTCCAACAGTCATTCCGAGCATCTTGATCTCAATGTGAAATGCTCGGGGTGCCATAACCTTGACGACATGCGGAATCCGGACCATTCCATCAAGGTGCCGGACAACACTGTTGTCTGTTTGAAATGCCACCAGGACGGCCGCGGCGGGCCGCCCAATGACACCACATATGCAGAAAACTGGTCCAACCCCGCCTACGAAATGGATTGTGACGGCTGCCATAACGGCCGGCCGGACACCTTTAATTCACTTGGAAATGTACTCTGGAATTCTCCGGATGAGGATTTTGGAGAAATGCAGACCTTCGGGCATAAAAGGTTAGTCGGTGAAGCCGGAATCAGGCAATATCCCTGCTGGTATTGTCATCAATCAACCATAAACGGTTATACCGATCAGTTTAATCCTGATGATAATATCGACACGCGATGGAACAATTGGTCGATGACTGAATATCATGCAAACGGCGAAATAAATGTAAATATTGCGCCAAAATGGAATATTGACGGCTCTCCTGATCCTGCATTTAAACCCGCTTCAAAAAATTGTGAAAACACGTATTGCCATAGTGACGGCACGGGCAGGACTACGGATTTTCGGGCATACCCATGGAATGACAACACCGCAAAACGAGATTGTAATTCCTGTCACGGTCATCCACCGGAAATGGATTGCTTTGTTATTGATGCGGCTCATCCGGAATTAAGCTGTCATCCCAGTGAGCCGGATAAAGCATGGACGGAAGAAAACATGTGGCTGTCTGCCATGCCCATGTATAAAAATACCGGCCCGGGAACGGATAGGGCAAATTCACATGTCCGACACATGAATACCGGTTTTTCCTGTGATGATTGCCATAATAATACCGTTGGCGGTGCCTGTCTTGATTGCCACAAGACAGGAGTTCCGTCAAGCGGTGAGATGGTGAATGACGAAGAATCCCATGTGAGCGGGTTTTATCATGTAAATAAAACCAAAAATGTAAATTTCAAGAACGGTGGCACGTATTATCGTACGAAAATCGGTGAGCATAAGGCGAAAAGTTGTGCAGGCACCGCTTGTCATGTGGGCGGGCAGGATCCGGTCTGGGGCGGGTCGGTTATAAATGATGTAACCTGCCTCGAATGTCACAGCACTCCGTCAACTGATTTTGATGATTTCGGAGAATTCAATGGCAGCCGTGCCAGGATAAGTTTGCTTGATTGGGTTGAATCCGGCCACGGCAGAAGGGAATTTGATGAAAACGGTGATCCAAATCTGTACGTCGGATCCGATAACCCGCCGGCAAAATTTCCAACCAACGGTTGCTGGTATTGCCACGACAATAATGTACTGCACGGCAAGGACGACAATCCTTTCCGTCTTCGAAGACACGAACATTTCACCCTGCGCTTTGAAAGGGAATGCGCCTATTGTCATATGCTTGGAAATGACAATGAATGCCTTACCTGCCACAATGATCAATACGACGAATCCATGGCGCCGCAATTAGCTGACATCCCTGCTGATGCTGATTTGGTGATTAATGATCCCCCCTATAAGATTTCACGGCCGAACCATGCGCTTTATGTAAACGGGCAAACCTCATGCTCCGATTCGGTAAATGGTAATTGCCATGAGGCAAACAGTACCCGGCATAAGGTTGAAATGCCCGCCGAGATAAATAATGCCGAAGAAATTGCCGACATCTCCAATCAGTATGTGATGATGGGGGTCTGCCTGAAATGCCATGATGACGATAGTGGCGGACAATGTCAGACATGTCATGAGGGTGATAATTATATTACCGGATTTAAACCTGATATGCCCGGCTTCGGGTTTATTCAACCCGAGATTGCCAAGGCGTCGTCCTTTCATTTTGGCTACAAGCATTATCAGGCCTATCTGGGAAGTATCAATATAATTGAAAACGCTGTCAACAGCGGCGTTACAGATGAACCTCCTTTTATTAACAATAAGTTCAGGGATCTTGATTCCGGTTGGGGAATAGATACTTGGAAAGATAATCATTTTGTGGTTATCACCAATGGCCCCAATGTTGATGAAAAAAGAAGAATTAAATCAAATACGGCGGATTCCATAATAGTCTATACACCCTTCCCCGATCCCGTGGGACTCAATACAACTTATCAGATACAGGATGTTGCTCAGGTGATAATTGATACCGGCACCGTGGATTCATCCCCAGAAATGAATGATTCGCTGAAAGAAGATGACAAAAACTGGGTTGCGAACGCCTGGATCAAACAGTATGACGATTATTTTGTTTATTTTAAAAACGGCCTTAATAAAGATCTGAAGCGAAAAATCAAAAGCCATACAAATAATACAATCACCCTGGCGGAAGGCTTTCCGAATAACATAATAGCCGGTGATCAATATAAAATTGTCAATCCGGTATGGAAAGGCGGCAAGTTCTGTTGGGATTGTCATGATCCGCACGGGGATTCCAACCCGTATTATTCGGAAGGGGTTAATGATCCAAAAGACAAGTTCAATGCCTTTATGGTTCAGACCTGGGTTGCGACGGAATCGGATGGTATCCATGGGAAACCCATACCTTCTCTACGGAAGAGGGTTGAATTTCTTGATAATGAAGTTGGGTCTAATTATGCAAAGCATGATCCGCCAAACGGAATTTGCAATGTCTGCCACGATGATTCCTTAGGAAAAACCCAGTACTACAATAAAAGCGGTGGAAGTAATCATAATCCAGGGAAAAGATGTACCCAGTGTCATGAGCACAGGTTCACCGACAGTCATGCAGGGAAGGATAAGAACGGCGAGAAGAATACCTGCCATACCTGTCATTCGTCTAAACCTGTTCCAAGACATACCGCTTTCGGTCTGCCCAGGGATTGCACCAAATGTCATGACGGTACGATCAAGACCCGGATGAATATCATGGGACAATTCAGGTCCAATTCGCATCATGTCCAAAGAGAAGACGAAAGCATCAGAAACACCGATTGTTATCAATGTCACTGGGAAGCAACCGAATTCGGATTAATCAATCTTGAACATCATACCGGCTATAACTACGTAACCCATGAAACCGTGGTAAATGATCCTGTTGACCTGGTCATCTGGCAGGAAGGTGATTCGCCGACAGTGGGTGAGAGACCAACCGAGTATATTACTACTCCCGGACTTGAAACCGTTACAACGTTCAGGGCAACGAATCTCAAAATCAACGATCCTGACCCGGCAGTCGTACTTCAAGCTGAAAGAAAGGAGATTACAAAAATCACGCCTCATTGCATCAGTTGCCACAGTGAGCAAAACAGCGAAAATGATGAAGTATTTATCGATGACTGCAAGACTCCCAGTCAATACGCCTGGGATGGATACAGTATTGATGAAAAATATTCAGAAAAGGGAACTGCAAAATGGGGTAAGTATGCATATCTGCCCAATGCTGCAAAAAAAGATCTGGTTAAAGCCTTTTCAGCACACGGCAATGCGGTGAATAATGCCGGGGGCTTCAATGCCATTGACGGCGTGGATTTCAACATCGATAATTCACGGCCGGGAGCCTATGACGTTCAGTGTTTTGATTGTCATAATTCCCATGGTTCAAATGTCATAGGGACGACTTCCAGTTATACTTCTCTCAAGGGTCTCAACAACGGCGCAAACTTAAAGGAAACCACGCAGAACAAGGGAGGGTATCAAACAACTTATGCCGCTTCCGCCTGGGACGATGAAGCTTCGGTTAGATTTTATAATGCCGGCGCCGGGCAATGCTTTGACTGCCATGAGTCGCAGCTTGCCAATATTGAAAATGAAAATGGAGACATCCCGCCATGGGGATACGGAACTACATTCGGGGCATTAGCGCCGATTGTCGGCTATAAGGACAATAATCGATTTGAAGGATCCTATCCAGGCAAGCTCAATTCCGGCACGGCAATAAGCCGGAACCAGGCTTCAACCTATCTAGCGGATTCAAATGTGTCTTTTGCCTATAGAGATGCCAAACGTACCCTGGGCGGCCACATGAATGCATCGCACAATAATCCGCTCTCTTCAAATTTTAATCCTGCTGATCCAAGTGCCAATGATATACCCACACTTGGCAGGATCAATGGGCTCTGCACACCTTGCCATGATCCCCATGGCGTCAGTCCGACCCTGGGCGATAACATGAAATATGCTGTGCCATTGCTCAAGGGAACCTGGCTTACTTCGCCGTATCGGGAAGATCATCCAGCACCTGATCCCTATGGACCGCGGTTTTATAAACCGAAAAATACAGGAGATCCTACTTACAAGACCTGGGGCTATCCGGCACCGTATTACAGTCAACATTTCGATGTCTACAGGAGAGGATTTGTGCCGGACGACGATGGGATTCCTGAAAATCGCTACAACCTTGATCGCACCCTTTTTAACGATCCCACCAACGCCACTCAAATCAAGGAGGATGATTCTCAGTTTGCCGGGCTATGTCTCAGGTGCCATCCAAAAGAGAATCTGACCAATCCGGCGGTTGAGGAAGACATCTATAACACCGATGAATTCCGGTCAGTTGAACGAATCCACGAGGCGGTGAAAGGCTGGGGGGGCAATATGAATGAGCATTACTTCTCATGTTCCAAGTGCCACCAGCCTCATGCCTCGGGCCTGCCGAGACTGATGCAGACCAACTGTCTTGATTTTCAGCATCGTGGCGGGATTCAAACAGGAGGGCTGCCGCAATTCACTAAAGGTTACACTGGCGGCAGGGATACGATGCGGTCTTATGGATTTCCCGTCGCCGCACTTTTTGGCAACAACCAATCACATTATTACGCCCTGAAGTGTCATGCCGAGGCTGATATATATCAGAATCCCGGTATTGAAGAACCGAAGTCAGATGACTGGGATTACGATAGCCCTCCAAAAAATTTCAGGGAGAAACAGCTCTGGAACAACGTGACCATATGGTCTTCGCCCTGATGGCTGAAGCTAAAGAGACTTTTACTCTATTTGCCGCCGGTAAAACAATAATGAATGGGATGTATTCGATGAGTTCAAAAAAACGCTTCATCAGCAGGTTACCTGTGATCGGGAAATTGTTTTGTGTAGTTGGGCGATGTTTCACCCGTCGCATGAGCCGGTATTTTTCGGCAATTATCCTCGTTCTTCTCCTGGGATGTTTCCAGAATGCTTCAGGTGAAGGCGGTGAGGTTCTCAATCGATTCTCTTATCTTTTATCCGGCAAACAGGAAGCTGTTGCCGTGGCTGTTGACACCGACGGTTCCATGGTTATAACCGGCTACACACAACCCACGCCTGCTGATAATCAAGATTTTTTCACAATTAAAGTCAATCCGGATACCACCGGTCTGGAAGGTCTTGCCTGGTCTGCGCCCGCCACGTTTGATTTGACCGGCGGAGACGATTATGCCGTGGATGTAGTTATTGATCACCAGCATAATATTATTGTCGTCGGCGCTGCATATAACGGCACAAACTTTGATTTTCAGACGATTAAATACTGTGGAAACAGTATTGATCCGGTCACATTCTGCAAGGGAAAGCAACCTGGGCAGGTGATCTGGCAACATACCTATAATTACTCAACAAATGGCAATGATTATCCTGTTCAAGTGGCAGTAGATGTCAATAACAATATATATGTCGGCGGCTATACTCACGGACTCACCGGCAATGATGATTTTCTGGTAATTAAATACAGTAAAGACGGGCCAATTGGTAACAAACCATCATTTATACGACCATATAACAATAACACAGCCAACGACCATGATCGGATCAACTCAATTGCGGTCTCTGCCGGAGAACCAATCTATATTGCGGCAACCGGCATATCCGATAATGATCCGGATATCGTTACTACTGATTTCGACTATCTTACTGTTAAATATGATTCTGAACTTAAAGTGCTCTGGGCTAAACTGCATGACGGCGGGTCTGGAGACGATCATGCCCTGGTTGTGAAAATTGATACGGAGAATGATGTAATTGTCACCGGTCATATAAGCAATGGGACCGATGATGAGATGTTCACCATAAAATATCTCGGGGAAATCGACCCGCCGCCGATTGACTGGACAACAGGCTATGACAGCATGTTTTCTGGCGGGGCTGACAAACCCAATGATATAATCATTGACTCGGCAAATAATGTCTATATTACCGGCACAACATGGACACTGGAAGGAGCGACCGATTTTTTCACGGCTAAATATTACGGTGATTCCAGCAATTCTCTGAGAGGCCAACGTGCCTGGCCCGAAGAAATGATTTTTGACTCGGGCAACGGCAGCGCAGATACAGCGCCTGCCATGGTTATTGATGATAACTCGGTGTATGTCACCGGCTACATGATGAATGCTGCTTCTAACTATGATTTTCTTACAATAAAATATGATCTGGTTAACGGCAATGAAATCTGGACAAAAATGTTCGATGGCCCGGCAAATGCTGATGATAAATCCGTAGGACTGGGGTTGTCTGAATCAGGGAAATTTTATGTGGCGGGCTGGTCAAATAAAAGCCCGTCTTTTACAGATGGTCTGGCTTCAAATGCATCAGGATCAACCACGGTAATTGAAGATTCGACAAAAAACTGGTCAGTAAACCAGTGGGCAGGATTGTCTGTCAAAGTCACCAGCGGAACTAATATTGGAGTCAGTCGGCAAATTGCAAGCAACACCCAAACTTCTTTAACGGTTGCTACGGTGCTTCCGTCTCCGGTTGTGACTGGAGACACCTATTATATTTTTTTTAAGGCTGACAACGCCTCAGCCGGCAGCACGGACAGGATAATTATTGATACCGATTATAACTGGCCGAATAATTTATTTGCCGGTTATTACGTTTATATTACCAGTGGCACTCATAACGGACTAAGCCGCCAGATTCAAAGCAACACCAGTAACACCTTAACTCTGGTTACTCCTTTTCCCAATGGCGATCCGGTTGCCGCGGGAGTTTCCTATTATATCCTCGATCCCAGTAATTTTGATTTTCAGGCTATTCAATATGATCCCGGAGTAATAAACACCCCAACCAGTTTAAGGCTGAGCCTCATTGGTCAATCCGATACCGACGTGAAAGTTCAATGGGATATCAACTCGACAAATGAGGACGGATTTCAGGTTTTCAGAAAATTATGCCTGGATCCGTTATATCCGGAAAATCCTCATGCAACGGTCGGGCAGGGCGTATCATATTTTGATGACTCCCCGTCAATCTCTCCAGCCCTGGAAGCAGATAAAAAATATTGCTATCAGGTTCGCGCATTCGGTTATGACCCCGACGATCTTGAGGAGCCTTATGATATTCTTAATTATTCTCATTTTTCAAATGAA
Encoded here:
- a CDS encoding CxxxxCH/CxxCH domain-containing protein, with product MSIDAPHNISNGIDCESCHGVTILSSGYWHLDAPLPEDIGNNDRTLYNLICMSCHNKKSGPFNEVEGPLVVTHSGRETESAYHDPDNPWTRQCIDCHNPHIQEQKNWNSVDDLAQLKLASGKIVGFFYDRITDTSILTFDLATGITYKNGWNPARLSAKTSEYARTIIYPNALNLRESYLVLNVEDAGEYPYNTITIKGNATGVWRGLTPATNFHIIYGQLIRQQVNGVNVKFFDNSGTNAFADADTIRDGICEVCHTLTAHYKSGGTGSTTHTLLDLVTPKPTDGTNCIDCHRHEVGFAHKLDGTGAVCKECHNSNSHSEHLDLNVKCSGCHNLDDMRNPDHSIKVPDNTVVCLKCHQDGRGGPPNDTTYAENWSNPAYEMDCDGCHNGRPDTFNSLGNVLWNSPDEDFGEMQTFGHKRLVGEAGIRQYPCWYCHQSTINGYTDQFNPDDNIDTRWNNWSMTEYHANGEINVNIAPKWNIDGSPDPAFKPASKNCENTYCHSDGTGRTTDFRAYPWNDNTAKRDCNSCHGHPPEMDCFVIDAAHPELSCHPSEPDKAWTEENMWLSAMPMYKNTGPGTDRANSHVRHMNTGFSCDDCHNNTVGGACLDCHKTGVPSSGEMVNDEESHVSGFYHVNKTKNVNFKNGGTYYRTKIGEHKAKSCAGTACHVGGQDPVWGGSVINDVTCLECHSTPSTDFDDFGEFNGSRARISLLDWVESGHGRREFDENGDPNLYVGSDNPPAKFPTNGCWYCHDNNVLHGKDDNPFRLRRHEHFTLRFERECAYCHMLGNDNECLTCHNDQYDESMAPQLADIPADADLVINDPPYKISRPNHALYVNGQTSCSDSVNGNCHEANSTRHKVEMPAEINNAEEIADISNQYVMMGVCLKCHDDDSGGQCQTCHEGDNYITGFKPDMPGFGFIQPEIAKASSFHFGYKHYQAYLGSINIIENAVNSGVTDEPPFINNKFRDLDSGWGIDTWKDNHFVVITNGPNVDEKRRIKSNTADSIIVYTPFPDPVGLNTTYQIQDVAQVIIDTGTVDSSPEMNDSLKEDDKNWVANAWIKQYDDYFVYFKNGLNKDLKRKIKSHTNNTITLAEGFPNNIIAGDQYKIVNPVWKGGKFCWDCHDPHGDSNPYYSEGVNDPKDKFNAFMVQTWVATESDGIHGKPIPSLRKRVEFLDNEVGSNYAKHDPPNGICNVCHDDSLGKTQYYNKSGGSNHNPGKRCTQCHEHRFTDSHAGKDKNGEKNTCHTCHSSKPVPRHTAFGLPRDCTKCHDGTIKTRMNIMGQFRSNSHHVQREDESIRNTDCYQCHWEATEFGLINLEHHTGYNYVTHETVVNDPVDLVIWQEGDSPTVGERPTEYITTPGLETVTTFRATNLKINDPDPAVVLQAERKEITKITPHCISCHSEQNSENDEVFIDDCKTPSQYAWDGYSIDEKYSEKGTAKWGKYAYLPNAAKKDLVKAFSAHGNAVNNAGGFNAIDGVDFNIDNSRPGAYDVQCFDCHNSHGSNVIGTTSSYTSLKGLNNGANLKETTQNKGGYQTTYAASAWDDEASVRFYNAGAGQCFDCHESQLANIENENGDIPPWGYGTTFGALAPIVGYKDNNRFEGSYPGKLNSGTAISRNQASTYLADSNVSFAYRDAKRTLGGHMNASHNNPLSSNFNPADPSANDIPTLGRINGLCTPCHDPHGVSPTLGDNMKYAVPLLKGTWLTSPYREDHPAPDPYGPRFYKPKNTGDPTYKTWGYPAPYYSQHFDVYRRGFVPDDDGIPENRYNLDRTLFNDPTNATQIKEDDSQFAGLCLRCHPKENLTNPAVEEDIYNTDEFRSVERIHEAVKGWGGNMNEHYFSCSKCHQPHASGLPRLMQTNCLDFQHRGGIQTGGLPQFTKGYTGGRDTMRSYGFPVAALFGNNQSHYYALKCHAEADIYQNPGIEEPKSDDWDYDSPPKNFREKQLWNNVTIWSSP